The Clostridium botulinum BKT015925 genome includes the window CACCATGTTATTCAGCTTGTTGTAATTGTTGTAATGCTTATAATGTATGTCAGTGCCGCAATTTATATAAATGACGTATTTACCTGCTAAAAAATGTAGTATGATTCAATATATTAAAATGGCATAAGTTGTTTTAGATTTATATATAAATAAAAAAATAGTAGATTTAAAAAAAGTGTAAGAATAAATTATTAGTTTGTATATCCATATAATTATATTATTATATGGACTTCTTTATAGGTACAAATTCAACTGAATTATGATTTTAGGTAACCAAATTACCAAAAATCAATATTATATAGTGGAATAATATTTTTATTGGTGACTTTATGAGAAAAAGTAGAGAGATTTCAGTAGAATTTAGGTGATCTAGTATGTGTAGTTTAACAGAAAAAATTTTATATATTTCAAATATGGAGTACAAATTTTTTTTAAATAAAGCTAATGTAATTGGAGTGGGTCTAGGATATAAAATAAAAAATGGATTTTGTTATTATAAAGAGTGTATTAAAATTTTTGTAACTAAAAAAATTGCTGAAAATAAACTTTCTGATAATGACTTAGTTCCAAAATGCTTTAAAGGAATAGAAACAGACGTTAATGAAATTGGATTTCAAAGTATGTATTCTTTAAGAGATAGAAAGAGACCTGTTACTGGGGGGTATAATATTAGTCCAACAATAGGTGCGGAAAGTGGAACTTTAGGATGTATAGTAACTGACGGTAAATACTACTATGTACTAAGTAATAATCATATTCTTGCAAGTAACGGAAAGACACCAATAAATTGTCCAATAATACAACCTAGTCGTAAATATAAAGGAAAAGACCCAAATGATATAATTGCAAATCTTTCAAAATATATAATAATTAAAAAGTCTACGCCTACAGAAGTTGAAGAAAACTTTGTGGATTGTGCAATAGCAAAAATAACAAGAAGATCATATATTTCCACTAAAATTACATTTTTAGGGCGTATAAAAGGTACAAAGGCTCCACGGCTTTATGAAAAAGTTCAAAAGGTAGGATGTACTACAGAATTAACTCAAGGACAAATATCATCTATTGGGACAACTATTATTACAGATATTATGGAAGAGCAGACTTTATTTAAAAATCAAATAATAACTAATAAGATGGCAAGTGGAGGGGATTCCGGTTCTATATTATTAGATAAAAATATGAATGCTATAGGACTTCTTATGAGTGGGGGTAGTTCGAGTAACACATATAATCCTATAAGTGCAGTATTAGATAGTTTGAATGTTAAAATAGTTGTAGGCTAATTTGTGTAAAGACAAATTAACCTACATTTTTTTCTATCTTTATTTTTAACATTCCAATGGATTTTCTAGGGTGTATTGATTGTTGCAATTATTAAAGTTTATGTTATATTTTAATTTAAAAGAATGTTATTGTAACAAAATTACTGAAAATCAATATTATATAGTGGAATAATATTTTTATTGGTGATTTTATGAGAAAAAGTAGGGAGATTTCAGTAGAGTTAAATTATCCAGAGAGTGAAGAAGATTTAAGAGAATTACAACGTAGAAAAGCTAGAATGATTATTAAGATATTAAAATATAAATATGGTGATATTGAATTAGACAAGTTTATTAATAGTATTAGAGAAAAGACGCAGTAATATTCGTGAGAGTATTTGTTAGTTGAAGTATGGATTTCTATAAATTAAAATAAAATTCAGATTAGAAATTGAAAAACAAGATATTAAATATCATCATAGAATAAGGAGAATTTATGTGTATATTAGCTAAATATGAACCAGCATCTAATGTAGGAAAGTATAGTTGGGACTATAAATTAGAACATGAATATAGTGCATTAGATAAAATTAATATGTGTTTAATTGAACTAGAAGATTTAAAGGAATTTACAGATAATCATAGAAAACATTATTATGCTATTGCTCCATTAAGGGGAGATGGTAAGATTAGAAGAAAATTAAAAGAAAAAGAGTTTATAAAATATAATTGGATCAAAATAGATTTTTTGGATATACAAGAAGAATCAAAGAACTATTTTGAAACTATAGAAGATAGAGTTACATCATATTATTTTACTGAAATCAATAAAGACACTAAATTTCATTACATAAATAATAATTATTTTGAATGGTACAATCTATACATAATTGTATCTGAAAAAGAATTGAGTGGTTATGAGATTAATAATATGTTTTCACAAATCTATTATTTTAATATGGTTAAATCCAATTCATTATTTGATTATATAATATTAAAAAATATTGGATTTATTAATCTTGACGTATCTTTTTTTCATGAAGAATATAGTCATGAAAATCAAAGGATTGGCAAAGGTGAAAAGATACTAATGTACTATTATCCTAGGAATTTAGAGTAGATGGATTAGAGCTTAGAATTAAAAAAGTTAAGAATTATAGGGAGGATATATAATCAATACTATATGCCTTTGCAAATAAATTTTTAAGTGGGAAAGATTTAGAAAAAGTAAAGGAGGAATTGAGAATGACTGAACTTGGCAAAAGTTTGATACAAGAGGGAATAGAAAAGGGTAAAGATGAAGGCAAGAAAGAAAAAATTTTGGAAGTAGAAAAAAAGCAATAAAAAAGGGATTAGATAACCAAACTATAAAAGAATTAACTGATTTAGATATTTAAGAAATTAAATGGATAAGAGAAGTATTAAAATAAAAATTATTCTTTAGTTATTTCCTAAAAACCCCCACCTCCAAACTCTTAAAATTTAAACTTGTGTTTTGAACATACGAGCATCAGCACCTTGACCGGTGGAAAGATCAATATCTAAGCCTTGTTCTTTGAAAAAACCTTCATTTATAGCAACATACATAGGAGCATAAAATACAGAACGAACAACTTCATTTAATCTAACCTTTTGTAAGTTAGTTTCTTTTTTTTGTCCACATCCTGTAAATAGTAGAGACGTTAAAAGAAACATAATAGCTAAAGATGTACTTAAAATTTTTTTTCTCATAAATTGAAAATTACCTCCTAATATTGGTTATGTCACTGTATTATATGTATTGAGTTTTTTAGAAGTGAATAAGAGTATAAAATAAAAATAGCTAAACCTAGATATAGTTTTAGCTATTTTTCAAAATTATTTCATAAAAATATAGTTTTTAGTTATAAATTTATAGTTAAAATCTTAAAAGTACTAAGTTAAAAGCTTTTTGATAAAATATGAAATTCAAATTACCTTTCAAGTATACAAGTCTATTTACAAAATCAACGCCTAATTCACCTATAATACCTACACCTGATATAGTTAAGTTAATATTTAATTTTGGATGTTGTGCATCAAGTTCAGTATCAACTATAGATACGCCTGAAAGTGTTATTTTTATTTTAAAACTATCTTTATAAATATCACTTGGATCTATATTATAGTTAATCTCCCAGTGAAGAGGTCCCCAATCTCCACTAGTTTCTCCATTTGAAGGTGGTGGTGTACCTACATTGTTACAATGACAACAGCAACAACAACAATTCATACAACATTGTGAAGGTGTCATGCAATATTGTGTAGAGGGCATACAACATTGTGTAGGTGCAATATAAGATTGTGTAGGATACATGCAAGAGCTTGGACAATACATTTGATTAAGACATTCATTTGACATCATATTTACTTCCTCCTATATTAAGAGAATTATTTATCTTTATTAATATTAATATGTGGAAATTAAACAAAAGGTTACATAAAAATCATATTAAGTTATAAAAATGACACTTTAAAATGTAAAAAAGTGTTATATAAATTCTAAAAATAATTGCTAGGTTTAAGTATTAAAGGTATCATATTGTTCAGAATTAATTATGTAAGTAAATAATAAAAAATTGGAGGGTATAAAATGATTTATACTATTGCATTTAATCCAGCTTTAGATTATGTAATTAAAGTGGAAGATTTAAGGTTGGGAAATTTAAACAGAACAGATTTTGAAGGAGTTTATCCTGGAGGTAAGGGGATTAATGTTTCAATAGTTTTAAATAATTTAGGAATAGAAAATGTAGCATTTGGATATATAGCTGGATTTACTGGGGTTGAGATAGAAAAAAGGGTTAATGAGCTAGGATGTGCAACGGATTTTATTAAATTAGATACGGGAATGTCCCGAATAAATATAAAATTACAATCTAATGAGGAAACAGAGATAAATGGGAAGGGTCCCAAGATAAGTGAAGATGATCTAAATAACTTATTTAATAAATTAGATAAGTTAAATGAAAAAGATTTTTTAATCCTATCAGGAAGTATTGTAGATACTATTCCTCAGAATATATATGAAGTTATAATGGCAAGACTTAAGGAAAAGGATATAAAATTTGTGGTAGATGCTACTAAAGAATTATTGTTAAGTGTACTAAAATATAAACCATTTTTAATTAAGCCTAATCATCATGAGTTAGGAGAATTATTTAATGTACAACTTAAAAACCAAGAAGAAGTAATTTCCTATGGTACAAAACTACAAAAAATGGGTGCTGAAAATGTACTTATTTCTATGGCTGGAGATGGGGCTATATTTATTTCTTCTACAGGAGAAGTCATGAGAAGTACTGTGCCAAGAGGAATATTAAAAAATTCTGTAGGGGCTGGAGACTCTATGGTGGCAGGATTTATAGCAGGATACATAAAAAATAATAGGCTAGATTATGCATTTAGAATGGGAGTTGCAACAGGCAGTGCAAGTGCATTTTCTGATAAATTAGCCACAAAAGTAGAGGTTGAAGGTTTGCTAGATCAAGTAAAAATATTTTAATCTAAAAGAATACGTACCACTATGTAACAATATTCGACTTAATAGAATATTATATATTAGCAAGAGAAATCTTGACTATGTAATTTATATAAGGTGATATTAAATGATAGAAACTTTAAATATAAATGAAGTTCAAAGCTATTCAGATAGTTCAAATAATAATAATTATGTTCAAGTAACTAACAATGGCCAATTTACAGCTAGATTTATCATAACTTATGTTTATAATGGAACACAAGTTACTGCTAATAGCGAAAATTTAGCACCTTGTTCAGTGAAAAAAATTAATATACCTTCATCAGCAAATAATGTTACAACAGTAGTTCAAGTAAATGATTCAACTAACTGGGTTCCAATTTATAATAATGTTGCTGCTAATGGTTTAGATAAGTTAAACTTGGTATTATCAGGAACTATACAAGCTCCTCTATGTACTGTTATTCCAAATGTTCCTGATGTAGGGGATAGTCCTAATCCTACAATGGCTGTTGTACAAACAGTAAATCCTACAGCAGCAACTGTAGGTCAGTGTATAACAGTAACAGTAGCCGTAACAAATCATGAAGGAGTTACAGCTAATGGAGTAAACTTACAGGTACAAGCTCCAGCTGAATCAACATTTATTCCAGGCTCTTTAATGATTGCTGGTGTACAATCAAATCTTTCAGAGTTTCCTACAGGTGGAATAACTTTAGGAAATATTCAAGAGGAAGCAACAGTTACAGTAGTTTATCAAGTATTATATAATTCAGTTCCTCAACAAGCTAATGGTCCATTATTAACTGCTCCACAAATAACTTATAGCTTTACAGGTAGCAATGGTTCAAATCAAGCAGGAACACTTACTGGAACAACTGGAACATTAACAGTAACATCTGGATGTCAACCTCCTACTTGTAATCCATGTTGTTGTTGCTGTTGCTGCTGTTGTCCAAGCACTTCAAGTATGTATAATTCATATAATCAATGTATGTAACAGTGATTTTTATTAATAATTGGTGTATTAATTCTAGTTACAAAATAATATAAAAAAGCTAGTTCAAGTCTACAATGTCTTGAACTAGTTTCTTTTTATTTCCATAGATTAAAGTATACCCCCTTATAATAATTAAGTTATTTTTTTAGGTAAGGGTGGTTTATTATTTCCATTTAGAATATAAATCTGGACGTTTTGCCTTTAGTATTTTAAAAAACTTTTTAGAAACTTTTAGTCTTCTAAGACCATTAAGCATATGTTTGGGGTATTTTTCTTTTCGAGTACAATTATTTTTTAATCCTATGACTTTTAATTCTCCATTTTTATTTATAAATATGTGAGAGAGACCTGTATCTAATCTAATGAAGCCAAGTTTTTCAAAAGTTTCGATAATATCTATTAATGATAATGCAAGATCTTCACTTAGATTATTTTTTCTTATATAATCAATTATACAAATTCCGCGGACATATTCTCTTAATATATATCCTACTCTATATTCAAATACTTTTGGAAAATATTTATTATTATTAGCGTATTTTAATATTAAGTATTCTCGTCTGCAATTATCAACATTTTTGCAGATTTTTAATACCCTATTATTAGGTGTTAAATAGATTAATTCAGTTTTACTTCTATGGAGAATTTTACATTTGTAAATATCTACACCTGCTATTATTAAATTTTTCATATTAATACCTCATTTATTAGCTTACCTTTAAATAGCATAAGTTAATATATATTTATAAAATAAAAACTCTTATTATTACAGTATTCCTTTAATATTTAATTAGTGAAAGTAAAAAAACTTGACACTTAAAAAAATAAAGGTATAATAAAAAATAATTGTATAATTTAAAGACATGGAAAAAGAGGAGTAAAGATAAGGAGTATTAAGAGAAGAAAGTTCATAGGCTGAAAGACTTTCTATATAAATTATCTTGAAGGTAGCTTTGGAGTTTCTTTATTGAAATTATAGTAGATAAAGACGGTGGTCACATCGTTAGTTTAAATGAGTGCTTGATTAATTTCAAGAATTAAGGTGGTAACGCGCATTGTCGTCCTTTTACGGATGGACAGTGCTTTTTTATTTTACATAAGATTTATAATAAAAATGTTTAAAATATAAATTTCAAGGAGGAAAAATAATGGCAGAAGTTAATATTGCAAAGACTTATGATCCTAAAGAATTTGAAGATAAGTTATACGAAAAGTGGGAAGAAAAAGGATATTTTACACCAGAAGTTGATAAGACTAAAAAACCATATACAGTAATGATGCCACCACCAAACATAACAGGACAATTACACTTAGGGCATGCATTAGATGGAACTCTTCAAGACTTTTTAATTAGAACTAAAAGAATGCAAGGATATAGTACTTTATGGTTACCAGGAGAAGACCATGCAAGTATAGCAACTGAAGTTAAAGTTGAAAAATCTCTTTTAGAACAAGGATTACATAAAAAAGAAATGGGAAGAGATGCATTCCTTGAAAAAGTATGGGATTGGGCATATAAGTATAGAGACAGAATTAAGACTCAATATCAAAAACTAGGAATTTCAGCTGACTACACTAGAGAAAGATTTACAATGGATGAAGGATTAAATAAGGCTGTAAGAAAAGTTTTTGTTGAATTATATAATGAAGGATTAATATATAAAGGAAACAGAATAGTAAACTGGTGTCCTAAATGTCAAACTGCAATATCAGATGCAGAAATTGAATACGAAGAACAAAACGGACATTTTTGGCATATAAAATACCCAGTAGTAGGTAGTGATGAATTCTTAGAAATAGCTACTACAAGACCAGAAACATTACTTGGAGATACAGCAGTTGCTGTTAACCCAAATGATGAAAGATATTCTCACCTAATAGGTAAAACGTTAATGCTTCCAATAGTTAATAGAGAAATACCTATAGTTGCTGATGAATATGTTGATTTAGAGTTTGGAACAGGAGCAGTTAAGATAACTCCAGCTCATGATCCTAATGACTATGAAGTAGGAAAAAGACATGACCTTCCACAAATAGTTGTATTAAATAAGGATGGAAGTATAGTTGAAGGATACGGAAAATATTCAGGACTTGACAGATATGAAGCAAGAAAAGAATTAGTTAAAGATTTAGATGAGCAAGGATACTTAGTGAAAATAAAAGATCATGCTCATAACGTAGGAACTCATGATAGATGTGGTAGTACAATTGAACCTATGACATCTGAACAATGGTATGTAAAAATGAAACCTCTTGCAGAACCAGCTATAAAGGTTGTACGTGAAGGTGAAATTAAATTTGTACCTGAAAGATTCTCAAAAACATATTATAATTGGATGGAAAATATACAAGATTGGTGTATATCAAGACAATTGTGGTGGGGACACAGAATACCAGTTTGGTATTGTAAGGATTGTGGAGAAGTAATAGTATCTACAGAAGATCCAACTAAATGTTCAAAATGCGGAAGCGAACATTTAGAACAAGATAAAGATGTACTTGATACTTGGTTTAGTTCAGCATTATGGCCATTTTCAACACTTGGATATCCAGAAAAAACAGAAGATCTAGAATATTTTTATCCAACAAATACACTAGTTACTGGATATGATATTATATTCTTCTGGGTAGCTAGAATGATATTCTCAGGACTTCATAGCATGAAGAAGATACCATTTAATACTGTATTAATTCACGGTATAGTAAGAGACAGTGAAGGAAGAAAGATGTCTAAGTCATTAGGAAATGGTGTTGATCCACTTGAAGTAATTGAAAAGTATGGTGCAGATGCATTAAGATTTATGTTAATCACAGGTAATGCTCCAGGAAATGATATAAGATACTACGAAGAAAAAGTTGAAGCTGCTAGAAACTTTGCAAATAAAATTTGGAATGCATCAAGATTTGTTATGATGAACCTTGATAAAGATCTAATGGATAAGTATAAAGATTCAAAAGAATATACTTTAGCAGATAAATGGATATTATCAAGAATTAACACAGTAGTTAAAGAAGTTACTGAAAACATAGAGAAATTTGAAGTTGGTATAGCAGCACAAAAAACATATGACTTTATGTGGAATGAATTCTGTGACTGGTATATTGAACTTGTAAAACCTGTTTTATATGGTGAAGATGAAAAAGCTAAGGGCATAGTGTTAAATGTATTAAATGAAGTTCTAAAGAAAGGACTAAAATTATTACACCCAGTAATGCCATTTATAACAGAAGAAATATATACAAATCTTCCAAATGCAGAAGAAACAATAGTAACATCTGCTTGGCCTGTATATAATGAAGAGTTAAGTGATTCAAAAACTGAAGAACAAATGAATTATATTATAGAAGCTATAAAATCTTTAAGAAATGTAAGAGCTGAAATGAATGTTCCGCCTTCAAGAAAAGCTAAAGTTGCAATTTATGCAACAGAAGGAAGAGATGCTTTTGAAGAAGGAAGAGTTTACTTTGAAAAGTTAGCATCAGCATCAGAAGTTACATTTATAGATTCAAAAGAAAATGCACCAGAAAATTCAGTTGCTGCTGTAACAAAGGGTGCTGAAATGTTTATGCCACTTTTAGATCTTGTAGATGTTGAAAAAGAATTAGAAAGATTAAATAAAGAAAAAGAAAAACTACAAAAAGAAATAGAAAGAGTTGAAAAGAAACTTTCTAATGAAAAATTTGTAAGTAAAGCTCCAGAAGCTGTTGTTAATGAAGAAAAAGAAAAAGGTAAGAAGTATAAAGAAATGTATGAAGCTGTACTTCAAAGAATAGATAGCTTAAAATAATTAAGAAAATGCATCGGTAATTTTACCGATGTATTTTTTCATTAAGCTTTGATTTGCTAAAATATCCTCCAAGTCCAGTAAGCAGTATAACAATTAATACGGATAAGTACATTATATAGTCTCCTAAAATACTAAATAATTTTATATTTGGGATAATATAATATAAAGGTAAAAGAGGCATGGACCAAGGAACTATAATCCACATTGGTGAACCATCAGGAGAATTTAATAGAAGTATCAATGATAATAGGGAAGATACTATGCCAAATATTGAACCTAGTATACCAACAATTAATCCTCCTTTAAAACCTAGAGAATTATGGTATCCCCAGTAAAACCATAAAGTTAAAAATCCTAAACTTATAAATATATTAATTTCTGAGTAGCAACAGAATAGTATATAGATGGAGGATATAAATAATAATTGAATTCCTTTTTTAAAGTAATATTTCACAGTTGAAGCCTCCTGTATAAAGTGTGGGTTTAGGTATAATGTAACACAAAGTGTAAAATTACACAATGATATTATGAATGTTAATTTATATAAAAATTTTTTACTTTAGCTGAATATTAAAAAATATTATAATAAAATATAAGTTAAAAGTTTAAAACAAGAAGCTAGTATAAAAATTTATTTAATGAAATTGGGTGAAAAATTTGAATTATAAAGAAGCTATGAATTATATAGAAGATTCAGCAAAATTCAGTATAAAACTTGGATTAAGTAGAACAGAAAGAATACTAG containing:
- a CDS encoding ABC transporter substrate-binding protein; protein product: MRKKILSTSLAIMFLLTSLLFTGCGQKKETNLQKVRLNEVVRSVFYAPMYVAINEGFFKEQGLDIDLSTGQGADARMFKTQV
- the pfkB gene encoding 1-phosphofructokinase; this translates as MIYTIAFNPALDYVIKVEDLRLGNLNRTDFEGVYPGGKGINVSIVLNNLGIENVAFGYIAGFTGVEIEKRVNELGCATDFIKLDTGMSRINIKLQSNEETEINGKGPKISEDDLNNLFNKLDKLNEKDFLILSGSIVDTIPQNIYEVIMARLKEKDIKFVVDATKELLLSVLKYKPFLIKPNHHELGELFNVQLKNQEEVISYGTKLQKMGAENVLISMAGDGAIFISSTGEVMRSTVPRGILKNSVGAGDSMVAGFIAGYIKNNRLDYAFRMGVATGSASAFSDKLATKVEVEGLLDQVKIF
- a CDS encoding DUF11 domain-containing protein produces the protein MIETLNINEVQSYSDSSNNNNYVQVTNNGQFTARFIITYVYNGTQVTANSENLAPCSVKKINIPSSANNVTTVVQVNDSTNWVPIYNNVAANGLDKLNLVLSGTIQAPLCTVIPNVPDVGDSPNPTMAVVQTVNPTAATVGQCITVTVAVTNHEGVTANGVNLQVQAPAESTFIPGSLMIAGVQSNLSEFPTGGITLGNIQEEATVTVVYQVLYNSVPQQANGPLLTAPQITYSFTGSNGSNQAGTLTGTTGTLTVTSGCQPPTCNPCCCCCCCCCPSTSSMYNSYNQCM
- a CDS encoding valine--tRNA ligase, producing the protein MAEVNIAKTYDPKEFEDKLYEKWEEKGYFTPEVDKTKKPYTVMMPPPNITGQLHLGHALDGTLQDFLIRTKRMQGYSTLWLPGEDHASIATEVKVEKSLLEQGLHKKEMGRDAFLEKVWDWAYKYRDRIKTQYQKLGISADYTRERFTMDEGLNKAVRKVFVELYNEGLIYKGNRIVNWCPKCQTAISDAEIEYEEQNGHFWHIKYPVVGSDEFLEIATTRPETLLGDTAVAVNPNDERYSHLIGKTLMLPIVNREIPIVADEYVDLEFGTGAVKITPAHDPNDYEVGKRHDLPQIVVLNKDGSIVEGYGKYSGLDRYEARKELVKDLDEQGYLVKIKDHAHNVGTHDRCGSTIEPMTSEQWYVKMKPLAEPAIKVVREGEIKFVPERFSKTYYNWMENIQDWCISRQLWWGHRIPVWYCKDCGEVIVSTEDPTKCSKCGSEHLEQDKDVLDTWFSSALWPFSTLGYPEKTEDLEYFYPTNTLVTGYDIIFFWVARMIFSGLHSMKKIPFNTVLIHGIVRDSEGRKMSKSLGNGVDPLEVIEKYGADALRFMLITGNAPGNDIRYYEEKVEAARNFANKIWNASRFVMMNLDKDLMDKYKDSKEYTLADKWILSRINTVVKEVTENIEKFEVGIAAQKTYDFMWNEFCDWYIELVKPVLYGEDEKAKGIVLNVLNEVLKKGLKLLHPVMPFITEEIYTNLPNAEETIVTSAWPVYNEELSDSKTEEQMNYIIEAIKSLRNVRAEMNVPPSRKAKVAIYATEGRDAFEEGRVYFEKLASASEVTFIDSKENAPENSVAAVTKGAEMFMPLLDLVDVEKELERLNKEKEKLQKEIERVEKKLSNEKFVSKAPEAVVNEEKEKGKKYKEMYEAVLQRIDSLK